The Acomys russatus chromosome 1, mAcoRus1.1, whole genome shotgun sequence genome has a window encoding:
- the LOC127183508 gene encoding LOW QUALITY PROTEIN: peptidyl-prolyl cis-trans isomerase FKBP8-like (The sequence of the model RefSeq protein was modified relative to this genomic sequence to represent the inferred CDS: inserted 1 base in 1 codon), with protein sequence MMVSVVLQWRPMMMIGVCNATGRPCHMQRLETMWMFMGFQSFLFVGVCDPQSLLPHHPDPGRAVDREPGGVRVQVRRRTDSYGPQGSRSPYIPPHPHLQPCHAALCLEVTLKTAENGPDLEMLSGQERVALAKRKRECGNAHYRRADFVLAANSYDLANKSITFSAKVDMTCEEEELLKLKVKCLNNLAASQLKLDHYRAALRSYSQVLEHQLDNIKALFRKGKVLAQQGEYSEAIPILPATLKLEPFNKMIHAKLSKLVKKHAAQQSTETALYRKMXGQPSRLLTKCLGREAWSIPWKWLFGATVVALGAVALSVVIAARN encoded by the exons ATGATGGTGTCTGTGGTGCTGCAGTGGAGGCCCATGATGATGATTGGGGTCTGTAATGCCACCGGACGTCCATGTCACATGCAGAGGCTGGAGACCATGTGGATGTTTATG GGCTTCCAGTCCTTCCTATTTGTTGGGGTGTGTGACCCTCAATCCTTGCTCCCCCACCACCCCGACCCAGGGAGGGCAGTGGACAGGGAGCCTGGGGGAGTCAGGGTCCAGGTGCGTAGGAGGACAGACAGCTACGGCCCCCAGGGCAGCAGGAGCCCATAcataccaccccacccccacctgcaacCCTGCCACGCAGCCCTGTGCCTGGAAGTCACCCTGAAGACAGCGGAGAACGGACCTGACCTAGAGATGCTAAGTGGGCAGGAGCGTGTGGCCCTGGCCAAGCGCAAGCGGGAGTGTGGCAATGCCCACTACCGGCGTGCTGACTTTGTGCTGGCTGCCAACTCCTATGACCTGGCCAACAAGTCCATCACCTTCAGCGCCAAAGTCGACATGacctgtgaggaggaggagctgctaAAGCTGAAGGTCAAGTGTTTGAACAACCTTGCGGCATCGCAGCTGAAGCTGGACCACTACCGTGCAGCGTTGCGCTCCTACAGCCAGGTGCTGGAGCACCAGCTGGACAACATCAAGGCATTGTTCCGCAAGGGCAAGGTCCTGGCTCAACAAGGTGAATACAGTGAGGCCATCCCCATCCTGCCGGCTACCCTGAAGCTGGAACCTTTCAACAAGATGATCCATGCCAAGCTCTCAAAGCTGGTAAAGAAGCATGctgcacagcagagcacagagacCGCCTTGTACCGAAAGA CCGGGCAACCCAGCCGGCTGCTCACCAAATGTCTGGGTAGGGAGGCCTGGTCCATCCCGTGGAAGTGGCTGTTTGGGGCGACTGTTGTGGCCTTGGGGGCCGTGGCTCTCTCTGTGGTCATTGCTGCCAGGAACTGA